In one Cystobacter fuscus DSM 2262 genomic region, the following are encoded:
- a CDS encoding CsbD family protein encodes MGEWTDKTKGKVKETVGVATGDRELEAEGKKDTFKGHVKEKIEDAKRVIKDAVDGEPRRNEP; translated from the coding sequence ATGGGTGAGTGGACGGACAAGACGAAGGGGAAGGTGAAGGAGACCGTCGGCGTGGCCACGGGAGACCGTGAGCTGGAAGCCGAGGGCAAGAAGGACACCTTCAAGGGCCACGTGAAGGAGAAGATCGAGGACGCCAAGCGCGTCATCAAGGACGCGGTGGACGGCGAGCCGCGGCGCAACGAGCCGTAG
- the glnII gene encoding glutamine synthetase GlnII: MRKVMAEYIWIDGQKPTAKLRSKMKVVEVPEIKSLSDLPDWGFDGSSTYQAEGKKSDLLLKPVRYIPNPLRPGTTDVLVMCEVMMQDGTPHPSNTRAPLRAVAEKYASHETWFGLEQEYTLFEGNRPLGWPEKGFPAPQGGYYCGVGSDEVFGRKLVEAHAEACLRAGLHLNGTNAEVMPAQWEFQIGPITALEMGDELWFARWLLYRMGEDYGISATLHPKPVKGDWNGAGCHTNVSTKAMREPGGLKVIEAACEKLRARHEAHIAVYGAHNVERLTGQHETAPINVFRYGNSDRGSSIRIPMGTVNEGKGYFEDRRPAANCDPYEVCRIMLETICG; this comes from the coding sequence ATGCGCAAGGTGATGGCGGAGTACATCTGGATCGACGGTCAGAAGCCGACGGCGAAGCTGCGCTCCAAGATGAAGGTGGTGGAGGTTCCGGAGATCAAGAGCCTCTCGGACTTGCCGGACTGGGGCTTTGACGGCTCGAGCACCTACCAGGCCGAGGGCAAGAAGAGCGACCTGTTGCTCAAGCCGGTGCGCTACATCCCCAATCCGCTGCGCCCGGGCACGACGGACGTGCTGGTGATGTGCGAGGTGATGATGCAGGATGGCACTCCCCATCCGAGCAACACGCGCGCCCCGCTGCGCGCGGTGGCGGAGAAGTACGCCTCGCACGAGACGTGGTTCGGCCTGGAGCAGGAGTACACGCTGTTCGAGGGCAACCGTCCGCTGGGCTGGCCGGAGAAGGGTTTCCCGGCGCCGCAGGGCGGCTACTACTGTGGCGTGGGCAGTGACGAGGTGTTCGGCCGCAAGCTGGTGGAGGCGCACGCCGAGGCGTGTCTTCGCGCGGGCCTGCACCTCAACGGCACGAACGCCGAGGTGATGCCCGCGCAGTGGGAGTTCCAGATTGGCCCGATCACGGCGCTGGAGATGGGTGACGAGCTGTGGTTCGCGCGCTGGCTGCTCTACCGGATGGGCGAGGACTACGGCATCAGCGCGACGCTGCACCCCAAGCCGGTGAAGGGTGACTGGAACGGCGCGGGCTGCCACACGAACGTGAGCACCAAGGCGATGCGCGAGCCGGGTGGCCTGAAGGTCATCGAGGCGGCGTGCGAGAAGCTGCGCGCGCGGCACGAGGCGCACATCGCGGTGTACGGCGCGCACAACGTGGAGCGCCTGACGGGCCAGCACGAGACGGCGCCCATCAATGTCTTCCGTTACGGCAACAGTGACCGTGGCTCGTCCATCCGCATCCCAATGGGGACGGTGAACGAGGGCAAGGGTTACTTCGAGGATCGTCGTCCGGCCGCGAACTGCGACCCGTACGAGGTTTGCCGCATCATGCTCGAGACGATCTGCGGCTGA
- a CDS encoding sigma-54 interaction domain-containing protein, whose product MAKRMEEQTGEHAALASLLEVSQALAGAHDLRAALHRVLERIERYHGVVRGTVTLMDPDTQELYIEASIGLNSEGRDTRYKLGEGITGRVVQSGKPVVVPEVSREPLFLHRAFGGRKSGTQEFSFICVPILLNRKPVGAFGVDLVYDKERDFTEETRLFSVIASMIGQALAAHQLLEDERKKLLEENTTLRQELRERYDFSNIIGTSGPMRQVYEQIHQVARTNTTVLIRGESGTGKELIAHALHYNSTRSKKPFIKVNCAALPETLIESELFGYEKGAFTGAQTRKRGRFELAEGGTLFLDEIGEINLATQVKLLRVLQEREFERVGGTETIKTNVRLIAATNKDLETAIAEKSFREDLYYRLNVFTLFIPPLRERKSDLLLLADHFVAKYAHEHGKNIRRISTPAIDMLVSYHWPGNVRELENIIERSVLVCDGNAIHGHHLPPTLQTAEASETAPNTSLADAVQQFEKDLILDALKTTRGNRAKAARLLRTTERIVNYKVSKYDIDCSRFQG is encoded by the coding sequence ATGGCGAAGCGAATGGAGGAGCAGACGGGAGAACACGCGGCCCTGGCGAGCCTGTTGGAGGTGAGCCAGGCGCTCGCGGGGGCCCATGACTTGAGGGCCGCCCTGCACCGGGTGCTCGAGCGCATCGAGCGCTACCACGGCGTGGTGCGCGGCACCGTGACGTTGATGGACCCGGACACCCAGGAGCTCTACATCGAGGCGTCCATCGGTTTGAACTCCGAGGGCCGCGACACCCGCTACAAGCTGGGCGAGGGCATCACCGGCCGCGTGGTGCAGAGCGGCAAGCCGGTCGTCGTTCCCGAGGTCAGCCGCGAGCCGCTCTTCCTCCACCGGGCGTTCGGCGGCCGCAAGAGCGGCACCCAGGAGTTCTCCTTCATCTGCGTGCCCATCCTCCTCAACCGCAAGCCCGTGGGCGCCTTCGGCGTGGACCTCGTCTACGACAAGGAGCGCGACTTCACCGAGGAGACGCGCCTGTTCAGCGTCATCGCCTCCATGATTGGTCAGGCGCTCGCCGCGCACCAGCTCCTGGAGGACGAGCGCAAGAAGCTGCTCGAGGAGAACACCACCCTGCGCCAGGAGCTGCGCGAGCGCTACGACTTCTCCAACATCATCGGCACGAGCGGCCCCATGCGCCAGGTGTACGAGCAGATCCACCAGGTCGCTCGCACCAACACCACCGTGCTCATCCGCGGCGAGTCCGGCACCGGCAAGGAGCTCATCGCCCACGCCCTGCACTACAACTCCACCCGCTCCAAGAAGCCCTTCATCAAGGTCAACTGCGCCGCCCTGCCCGAGACGCTCATCGAGTCCGAGCTCTTCGGCTACGAGAAGGGCGCCTTCACCGGCGCCCAGACGCGCAAGCGCGGCCGCTTCGAGCTCGCCGAGGGCGGCACCCTCTTCCTCGACGAGATTGGCGAAATCAACCTCGCCACCCAGGTGAAGCTCCTGCGCGTGCTCCAGGAGCGCGAGTTCGAGCGCGTCGGCGGCACCGAGACCATCAAGACCAACGTGCGCCTCATCGCCGCCACCAACAAGGACCTGGAGACGGCCATCGCCGAGAAGTCCTTCCGCGAGGACCTCTACTACCGCCTCAACGTCTTCACCCTCTTCATCCCGCCCCTGCGCGAGCGCAAATCCGACCTGCTGCTACTCGCCGACCACTTCGTCGCCAAGTACGCCCACGAGCACGGCAAGAACATCCGCCGCATCTCCACCCCTGCCATCGACATGCTCGTGAGCTACCACTGGCCCGGCAACGTGCGCGAGCTGGAGAACATCATCGAGCGCTCCGTGCTCGTCTGCGACGGCAACGCCATCCACGGCCACCACCTGCCGCCCACCCTCCAGACCGCCGAGGCCTCCGAGACCGCCCCCAACACCTCGCTCGCCGACGCCGTCCAGCAGTTCGAGAAGGACCTCATCCTCGATGCGCTGAAAACCACCCGGGGCAACCGCGCCAAGGCCGCACGCCTGCTGCGCACCACCGAGCGCATCGTCAACTACAAGGTCTCCAAGTACGACATCGACTGCTCGCGCTTCCAGGGATAG
- a CDS encoding SPFH domain-containing protein: METVVLCAVLGMAGVCALVLGCYRRAREGEALVLVRGGEPTRVRFGGTWVWPVVERAEVLDLSVRKVVVERRGGQGLSCRDGIRVDLRATFLVKVPRDEVGVLRVAREVGCARANQPGEVHALLEERFACALARSVSTFNFDELVADRGLFIDHVGVEVGTELLGFRLERMSLGRLEQTPLDQLDPTNVVDARGIQKLTERASQLSVDAGGPWSSELGAAAVRPRESAEEELMREVERAMTDRTRRN, translated from the coding sequence GTGGAAACCGTCGTCCTGTGTGCTGTTCTCGGCATGGCGGGCGTGTGCGCGCTGGTGCTGGGGTGCTACCGCCGGGCGCGGGAGGGCGAGGCCCTGGTGCTCGTGCGCGGGGGCGAGCCCACGCGGGTGCGCTTCGGGGGCACGTGGGTGTGGCCGGTGGTGGAGCGCGCGGAGGTGTTGGACCTGTCGGTGCGCAAGGTGGTGGTGGAGCGCCGGGGGGGGCAGGGCTTGTCGTGCCGGGACGGCATCCGGGTGGACTTGCGGGCCACGTTCCTGGTGAAGGTGCCGCGCGACGAGGTGGGCGTGCTGCGGGTGGCGCGGGAGGTGGGGTGCGCGAGGGCGAACCAGCCCGGCGAGGTGCATGCGCTCCTGGAGGAGCGCTTCGCGTGCGCGCTGGCGCGGTCGGTGAGCACGTTCAACTTCGACGAGCTGGTGGCGGACCGGGGCCTCTTCATCGACCACGTGGGCGTCGAGGTGGGCACCGAGCTCTTGGGCTTCCGGCTGGAGCGGATGTCGTTGGGCCGGCTGGAGCAGACGCCGTTGGATCAACTGGATCCGACGAACGTGGTGGATGCGCGGGGCATCCAGAAGCTGACCGAGCGTGCCTCGCAGCTGTCGGTGGACGCCGGGGGGCCGTGGTCCTCCGAACTGGGGGCGGCGGCGGTGCGTCCGAGGGAGAGCGCCGAGGAGGAGCTGATGCGCGAGGTGGAGCGGGCGATGACGGACCGCACGCGGCGCAACTGA
- the def gene encoding peptide deformylase — MARDIVIWPNKVLSTPTKPVTDFGESLTKLLDEMFEAMKEAEGIGIAANQIGVPLRLSWVGREDGTFFEIINPQILEKSGPVTLEEGCLSVPDLFEKTPRFHKVKVKYQDRTGAWHELEAEGKLAHVLQHEIGHLDGFVFVDLLSGLKRGLAMEKMKKLQKALQRRKNADE; from the coding sequence ATGGCACGCGACATCGTCATCTGGCCGAACAAGGTTCTCAGCACGCCGACCAAACCCGTGACGGACTTCGGGGAGAGCCTCACGAAGCTGCTGGACGAGATGTTCGAGGCCATGAAGGAGGCGGAGGGGATTGGCATCGCGGCCAACCAGATTGGCGTGCCCTTGCGCCTGTCCTGGGTGGGCCGGGAGGACGGGACGTTCTTCGAGATCATCAACCCTCAGATTCTGGAGAAGTCGGGGCCGGTGACGCTGGAGGAAGGGTGTCTGTCGGTGCCGGACCTGTTCGAGAAGACGCCGCGCTTCCACAAGGTGAAGGTGAAGTACCAGGACCGGACGGGGGCGTGGCACGAGCTGGAAGCGGAGGGGAAGCTCGCGCACGTGCTGCAGCATGAGATCGGGCACCTGGACGGCTTCGTCTTCGTGGATCTGCTGTCGGGGCTCAAGCGGGGCCTGGCCATGGAGAAGATGAAGAAGCTGCAGAAGGCGCTCCAGCGCCGGAAGAACGCGGACGAGTAG
- a CDS encoding bifunctional metallophosphatase/5'-nucleotidase → MNKRLVLLSSLLLLPACQTTHTVTLVGMTDYHSHAEPFYSEGEPGQGGVARALAYFRAAKARPDTLGVSGGDWVNQGVPVWSDEYGCVEWPWFNGLVDMMALGNHDLDYGAEAFARCRAAVDYPVLCANLVGADGSPHFQVEGRPYLVREVGGVRLGFFAVAGPDMQRLVKAERLPLGTRWTDATEAARVVVGALREREHVDAVVLIGHQLREDDEALARAVPGIDLILGSHSHAREDLRVVPGTRTYTVSSYQYLAYVSEVRLRFQGRRLVGVEGGLVKMDGARPEDAEMAARVEELGRALREKRPERFVGVGRLSSPLGDEGLTTGEAEVGTWATEVWRRAAGARAFFAMAAGFRAGLPAGEVTREAFEGAFPYRNVLVTAEMTGQQLADWVALSESKRGTDGYSQRSGVSYRVRGGRVEDLRVLRDAADPGAGQEPVRPEGRYRVATTDFQAFVAGGYKEAFAGASEVRRTELDTQALLQAALREGERPVSGR, encoded by the coding sequence ATGAACAAGCGCCTCGTCCTGCTCTCGAGTCTCCTGCTTTTGCCCGCCTGCCAGACGACGCACACGGTGACGCTGGTGGGGATGACGGACTACCACTCGCACGCGGAGCCCTTCTACTCGGAGGGGGAGCCAGGGCAGGGCGGGGTGGCTCGGGCGCTCGCGTACTTCCGGGCGGCGAAGGCGAGGCCGGACACGCTGGGGGTGTCTGGGGGCGATTGGGTGAACCAGGGCGTGCCCGTGTGGAGTGACGAGTACGGGTGCGTGGAGTGGCCGTGGTTCAACGGGCTGGTGGACATGATGGCCCTGGGCAACCACGACCTGGACTATGGGGCGGAGGCGTTCGCGCGTTGCCGGGCGGCGGTGGACTACCCGGTGTTGTGCGCGAACCTGGTGGGAGCGGACGGCTCGCCCCACTTCCAGGTGGAGGGGCGGCCCTACCTCGTGCGGGAGGTGGGGGGCGTGCGGCTGGGCTTCTTCGCGGTGGCGGGGCCGGACATGCAGCGGCTGGTGAAGGCGGAGCGGCTGCCTTTGGGGACGCGGTGGACGGACGCGACGGAGGCGGCGCGGGTGGTGGTGGGCGCCCTGCGCGAGCGTGAGCACGTGGACGCGGTGGTGCTCATCGGCCATCAGCTGCGCGAGGACGACGAGGCGCTCGCGCGGGCGGTGCCGGGCATCGATCTCATCCTCGGCTCGCACTCGCATGCCCGGGAGGACCTGCGGGTGGTGCCGGGCACGAGGACGTACACGGTGTCCTCCTACCAGTACCTGGCGTACGTCTCCGAGGTGCGGTTGCGCTTCCAGGGACGGCGGCTGGTGGGGGTGGAGGGGGGGCTGGTGAAGATGGACGGGGCGCGGCCGGAGGACGCGGAGATGGCGGCGAGGGTGGAGGAGTTGGGGCGCGCGTTGAGGGAGAAGCGGCCGGAGCGCTTCGTGGGGGTGGGCCGGCTGTCGAGCCCCCTGGGGGACGAGGGGCTCACGACGGGGGAGGCGGAAGTGGGCACCTGGGCGACGGAGGTGTGGCGCCGGGCGGCGGGGGCGCGGGCGTTCTTCGCGATGGCGGCGGGGTTTCGGGCGGGGCTGCCCGCGGGGGAGGTGACGCGGGAGGCGTTCGAGGGGGCGTTTCCGTACCGCAACGTGCTGGTGACGGCGGAGATGACGGGGCAGCAGCTGGCGGACTGGGTGGCGCTGAGCGAGTCGAAGCGGGGGACGGACGGCTACAGCCAGCGCAGTGGGGTGAGCTACCGGGTGCGCGGGGGGCGGGTGGAGGACCTGCGGGTGCTCAGGGACGCGGCGGACCCGGGGGCGGGGCAGGAGCCCGTGCGGCCCGAGGGGCGCTACCGGGTGGCGACCACGGATTTCCAGGCCTTCGTGGCGGGGGGCTACAAGGAGGCCTTCGCGGGGGCGAGCGAGGTGCGGCGCACGGAGCTGGACACCCAGGCGCTGCTCCAGGCGGCGCTGCGCGAGGGGGAGCGGCCCGTCTCCGGGCGCTGA
- a CDS encoding Uma2 family endonuclease, producing MPWEREAAGETSGGVEGEGGEEREARARVDGGGRATQARGMAARSGKADRYPRAPPQREWDALSPEERARVVEALPGEVTYAEMSPPEGDRHFQAKVKALDTLRGHFARQRRRVYLAAEMPVYYPGARRFAPDLMAVLGAEAHERDKWVVSAEGKGLDFVLEVHVGGPRSKDARENVLRYASLGIPEYFIYDRRRQRLHGYRLPAPEARVYEPLEPSGGVYVSEQLGVELRLEEGRLRFYSGQEMLLEPEEVIARLEQLTEGLQRRVDEEARLAKELRRRMAEEARRVEELRQRADEEARLRQEAQRQVEELRAELERLRRGSPP from the coding sequence ATGCCATGGGAGCGGGAAGCGGCGGGGGAGACGTCGGGAGGGGTGGAGGGCGAGGGCGGGGAGGAGCGGGAGGCCCGGGCGCGGGTTGACGGCGGAGGGAGGGCGACCCAGGCTCGTGGCATGGCGGCGCGATCCGGCAAGGCGGACAGGTATCCCCGGGCCCCCCCGCAGCGGGAGTGGGACGCGCTGAGCCCGGAGGAGCGGGCGCGGGTGGTGGAGGCGCTGCCCGGAGAGGTGACGTACGCGGAGATGTCGCCGCCGGAGGGGGACCGGCATTTCCAGGCGAAGGTGAAGGCGCTGGACACGCTGCGCGGCCATTTCGCGCGGCAGCGGCGGCGCGTGTACCTGGCGGCGGAGATGCCGGTGTACTACCCGGGGGCGCGCCGCTTCGCGCCGGACCTGATGGCGGTGCTGGGCGCCGAGGCGCACGAGCGGGACAAGTGGGTGGTGAGCGCGGAGGGCAAGGGCCTGGACTTCGTGCTGGAGGTGCACGTCGGAGGGCCGCGGAGCAAGGACGCGCGCGAGAACGTGCTGCGCTACGCGAGCCTCGGCATACCGGAGTACTTCATCTACGACCGGCGGCGGCAGCGGTTGCACGGGTACCGGCTGCCGGCGCCCGAGGCACGGGTCTACGAGCCCCTGGAGCCGAGCGGGGGCGTGTATGTCTCGGAGCAACTGGGGGTGGAGTTGCGCCTGGAGGAGGGCCGGCTGCGCTTCTACTCCGGGCAGGAGATGCTGCTGGAGCCCGAGGAGGTGATCGCCCGCCTGGAGCAACTGACGGAGGGGCTGCAGCGGCGGGTGGACGAGGAGGCCCGGCTGGCGAAGGAGCTGCGGCGGCGTATGGCCGAGGAGGCCCGGCGGGTGGAGGAGTTGCGGCAGCGCGCGGACGAAGAGGCCCGGCTGCGCCAGGAAGCCCAGCGCCAGGTGGAGGAACTCCGGGCGGAGCTGGAGCGATTGCGGCGAGGTTCTCCACCGTAG
- a CDS encoding TIGR02265 family protein translates to MLTSACAVDVGPVRVEAAEDLARRLALAIPGDTVRGSLFLGSLDAVRTWAGEAAMLRCVDAGGEPRFMEFFNYPLGAFMRVNAAAAWELAPGCGGWDAAQRLLGQRAATDLLASAAGKALLLLSRCETRRLVGNLPSAYRAAVNHGDRSVSWEGFCRGRVTMRRDFMPCAFHEGLLRAVLESTKARGVEVVGSRVDVLDSEYVLSWE, encoded by the coding sequence ATGCTGACGAGTGCCTGTGCGGTGGATGTGGGTCCGGTGCGAGTGGAGGCGGCCGAGGACCTGGCGCGGCGCCTGGCGCTGGCGATCCCCGGGGACACCGTGAGGGGCTCGCTCTTCCTGGGGTCGCTGGACGCGGTGCGCACGTGGGCGGGGGAGGCGGCGATGCTGCGCTGCGTGGACGCGGGGGGCGAGCCGCGCTTCATGGAGTTCTTCAACTATCCGTTGGGCGCCTTCATGCGGGTGAACGCGGCGGCGGCGTGGGAGCTGGCGCCGGGGTGCGGGGGGTGGGATGCGGCCCAGCGGCTGTTGGGGCAGCGGGCGGCGACGGATCTGCTCGCGTCCGCGGCGGGCAAGGCGCTGCTGTTGCTGTCGCGGTGCGAGACGAGGCGGCTGGTGGGCAACCTCCCCTCGGCGTACCGGGCGGCGGTGAATCACGGGGATCGCTCGGTGTCGTGGGAGGGCTTCTGCCGGGGCCGCGTCACCATGCGGCGCGACTTCATGCCGTGCGCTTTCCACGAGGGCCTGCTGCGCGCCGTGCTGGAGTCCACCAAGGCGCGCGGGGTGGAGGTGGTGGGCTCGCGCGTGGACGTGCTGGACAGCGAGTACGTGCTGTCCTGGGAGTAG
- a CDS encoding sigma 54-interacting transcriptional regulator, with the protein MTSPSDPTAPPPSERKPLHVQVVTQPALQGCWAVNLSETGIGLIATPSGPEEGPREGEDVEMTFTLPDSRARVQVRGVVRWRHDPVERDEGGVTALGVSFHAFEGADGVKLKRYLLDHQLYVAVVYAEEAELRGLRAALEGHVRLRFAYSAEHVDTLLGRGDISALLICGRDEARAVALVERLAMRRAEADPTGAGPASDLSPRILYCAPAMPTRLVELFNQGKIFRALTPPCEPVALRQAVLQASRELGLRTEQRRAALELERNLLRERAREAPRLAADLGVANEPGFRSPAMRQVLELVRVAAPHRVAVLLQGETGTGKEVLARVIHRLSDRSGQPLVVQDCGTLTETLLESELFGHVKGAFTGAVADHPGLFVLADGGTIFLDEIENTTPTLQSKLLRVLESGDVRPVGGTQVRRVDVRLIAASNRDLAEEVRAKRFRSDLFYRLNSFIVDLPPLRERPEDVLDLAHYFIAHFNRTLRRSATGLSEDAQQALRFAPWPGNVRELRNCIERAVLLCNDDEPVCARHLPPSLSTGLAGARRQVRTGGARSLRERLEQLEKEIIREALENHGGVVRRAAAALEMDPVTLGRRVRRHGLLAKEP; encoded by the coding sequence ATGACGTCTCCGAGCGACCCTACCGCCCCCCCGCCCAGCGAACGCAAACCCCTCCACGTCCAGGTGGTCACCCAGCCCGCGCTCCAGGGGTGCTGGGCGGTCAACCTCAGCGAGACGGGAATCGGGCTCATCGCCACCCCCTCGGGCCCCGAGGAGGGGCCGCGCGAGGGGGAGGACGTGGAGATGACCTTCACGCTGCCCGACTCGCGCGCGCGCGTGCAGGTGCGCGGCGTGGTGCGCTGGCGGCATGATCCGGTGGAGCGGGACGAGGGCGGGGTGACGGCCCTGGGCGTGAGCTTCCACGCCTTCGAGGGCGCCGATGGGGTGAAGCTCAAGCGCTACCTGTTGGATCACCAGCTCTACGTGGCGGTGGTGTACGCGGAGGAGGCGGAGCTGAGGGGGCTGCGCGCGGCGCTGGAGGGCCACGTGCGGCTGCGCTTCGCGTACTCGGCCGAGCACGTGGACACGCTGCTGGGCCGGGGAGACATCAGCGCGCTGCTCATCTGCGGACGGGACGAGGCGCGCGCGGTGGCGCTCGTGGAGCGGCTGGCGATGCGGCGCGCGGAGGCGGACCCCACCGGCGCCGGGCCCGCGAGCGACCTGTCCCCCCGCATCCTCTACTGCGCTCCGGCCATGCCCACGCGCCTGGTGGAGCTGTTCAACCAGGGGAAGATCTTCCGCGCCCTCACCCCGCCGTGCGAGCCCGTGGCGCTGCGCCAGGCGGTGCTCCAGGCCAGCCGCGAGCTGGGCCTGCGCACCGAGCAGCGGCGGGCGGCGCTGGAGCTCGAGCGCAACCTCTTGCGCGAGCGCGCGCGGGAAGCCCCCCGACTCGCCGCCGACCTGGGCGTGGCCAACGAGCCCGGCTTCCGCAGCCCCGCCATGCGCCAGGTGCTGGAGCTGGTGCGCGTGGCCGCTCCCCACCGCGTGGCGGTGCTCCTGCAGGGCGAGACGGGCACCGGCAAGGAGGTGCTCGCGCGCGTCATCCACCGGCTCAGCGACCGCTCCGGCCAACCGCTCGTGGTGCAGGACTGCGGCACCCTCACCGAGACGCTCCTGGAGAGCGAGCTGTTCGGCCACGTGAAGGGCGCCTTCACCGGCGCCGTGGCGGACCACCCCGGCCTGTTCGTGCTCGCCGACGGAGGCACCATCTTCCTCGACGAGATCGAGAACACCACCCCCACGCTCCAGTCCAAGCTCCTGCGGGTGCTCGAGAGCGGCGACGTGCGGCCGGTGGGCGGCACCCAGGTGCGCCGCGTGGACGTGCGCCTCATCGCCGCGAGCAACCGCGACCTCGCCGAGGAGGTGCGCGCCAAGCGCTTCCGCAGCGACCTCTTCTACCGCCTCAACAGCTTCATCGTGGACCTGCCCCCCTTGCGCGAGCGGCCCGAGGACGTGCTGGACCTGGCGCACTACTTCATCGCCCACTTCAACCGCACCCTGCGCCGCTCGGCCACCGGCCTGTCCGAGGACGCCCAGCAGGCGCTGCGCTTCGCGCCGTGGCCCGGCAACGTGCGCGAGCTGCGCAACTGCATCGAGCGCGCCGTGCTGCTGTGCAACGACGACGAGCCGGTGTGCGCTCGCCACCTTCCCCCCTCGCTCTCCACGGGCCTCGCGGGCGCGCGGCGTCAGGTGCGCACCGGCGGCGCCAGGTCCCTGCGCGAGCGGTTGGAGCAGTTGGAGAAGGAGATCATCCGCGAGGCGCTCGAGAACCACGGCGGCGTGGTGCGGCGCGCCGCCGCGGCGCTGGAGATGGATCCCGTGACGCTCGGCCGCCGGGTGCGGCGCCATGGGCTGCTCGCCAAGGAGCCGTGA
- a CDS encoding MASE1 domain-containing protein: MPKPKHIVQTWSPLGAGAAFVLLYGLGTWLGMGLSPQHEQLSAIWPPSGVLLTALLLARWRDWPVLLLLAVLVGPFTSMPGHWPNTRTLLMSACNGLEVFVGAFLLRRYAGLNPSLGRVRDVLALLAVALVSPVLNATPGVTLLALHGKIDWEQWWPQWRVFWVGDAMGLLLVTPLLLTWGRLDQVCWSRARAREFAVLLLGLVSTLHLGFHWLPHGISPHHPITYTAFPFILWAALRFEARGTSLALLALGAVSILHTITGSGPFVLEAHGAASPRASLIYLQSFLAVIGASGLLLAAAVSELRRAREKSERLNEELRASLEELAAAQRELVHRERMAAVGELSASVAHEVRNPLGVIANAVAALTRSAQPDANSTTWQLLGAMGEEVGRLDLLITGLVDFARPLEPQLMTQPLGPVVEGALESALSTEPRPSTLQVTRALEPSLPDVPMDAQLLHRALHNLFLNALQAMPQGGSLRVEVSHQEKPPGPPHALISITDTGPGIAPEVMQRLFDPFFTTKALGTGLGLPIVRGIVEAHRGQVEVNSTLGQGTTITLRLPLTSTSRGFTTTGLPAQKENDVPAQQGAGAPPQKGMLSSSPPPPPP, from the coding sequence GTGCCCAAGCCCAAGCACATCGTCCAGACCTGGAGTCCCCTCGGCGCGGGGGCGGCGTTCGTGCTGCTGTATGGGCTCGGCACCTGGCTGGGCATGGGGCTGTCCCCCCAGCACGAGCAGCTCTCGGCCATCTGGCCGCCCTCGGGCGTGCTGCTCACGGCGCTGCTCCTGGCGCGCTGGCGCGACTGGCCCGTGCTGCTGCTGCTCGCCGTGCTCGTGGGGCCGTTCACGAGCATGCCCGGACACTGGCCCAACACCCGCACCCTCCTGATGTCCGCCTGCAACGGGCTGGAGGTCTTCGTGGGCGCCTTCCTGCTGCGCCGCTACGCGGGCCTCAACCCCTCGCTCGGGCGGGTGCGCGACGTGCTCGCGCTGCTGGCCGTGGCGCTCGTCAGCCCCGTGCTCAACGCCACCCCCGGCGTCACCCTGCTGGCGCTCCACGGGAAGATTGACTGGGAGCAGTGGTGGCCGCAGTGGCGGGTGTTCTGGGTGGGCGACGCCATGGGTCTCTTGCTGGTGACGCCGCTCTTGCTCACCTGGGGCCGGCTCGACCAGGTGTGCTGGAGCCGCGCGCGCGCGCGGGAGTTCGCCGTGCTGCTCCTGGGGCTCGTCTCCACCCTGCACCTGGGCTTTCACTGGCTCCCCCACGGCATCAGCCCCCACCACCCCATCACCTACACGGCCTTCCCCTTCATCCTCTGGGCGGCGCTGCGCTTCGAGGCCCGGGGCACCAGCCTCGCCCTGCTCGCGCTCGGCGCGGTGTCCATCCTGCACACCATCACCGGCAGCGGCCCCTTCGTCCTGGAAGCCCACGGCGCCGCCTCCCCCCGGGCGAGCCTCATCTACCTCCAGTCCTTCCTCGCGGTGATCGGCGCCTCGGGGCTGCTGCTCGCCGCGGCGGTGAGCGAGCTGCGGCGCGCGCGCGAGAAGAGTGAGCGGCTCAACGAGGAGCTGCGCGCGTCACTCGAGGAGCTGGCGGCCGCCCAGCGCGAGCTCGTGCACCGCGAGCGCATGGCCGCGGTGGGCGAGCTGTCCGCCAGCGTGGCCCACGAGGTGCGCAACCCCCTGGGCGTCATCGCCAACGCCGTGGCCGCCCTCACCCGCAGCGCCCAGCCCGACGCCAACAGCACCACCTGGCAGCTGCTCGGCGCCATGGGCGAGGAAGTCGGACGGTTGGATCTCCTCATCACCGGACTGGTGGACTTCGCCCGGCCCCTGGAGCCGCAGCTGATGACCCAGCCGCTGGGCCCCGTGGTGGAAGGGGCGCTGGAGTCCGCGCTGAGCACGGAGCCCCGGCCCAGCACGCTCCAGGTGACGCGCGCGCTGGAGCCCTCGCTGCCCGACGTCCCCATGGATGCCCAGCTGCTGCACCGGGCGCTCCACAACCTCTTCCTCAACGCCCTGCAGGCCATGCCCCAGGGCGGCTCGCTCCGGGTGGAAGTGTCCCACCAGGAGAAGCCGCCGGGCCCGCCCCACGCCCTCATCTCCATCACCGACACCGGCCCGGGCATCGCTCCCGAGGTGATGCAGCGCCTCTTCGATCCCTTCTTCACCACCAAGGCGCTGGGCACCGGCCTGGGGCTGCCCATCGTGCGCGGCATCGTGGAGGCGCACCGCGGTCAGGTGGAGGTGAACAGCACGCTGGGGCAAGGCACCACCATCACCCTGCGCCTGCCGCTGACCTCCACCTCGCGCGGCTTCACGACGACCGGACTGCCCGCCCAGAAGGAAAACGACGTCCCCGCCCAGCAGGGCGCCGGGGCCCCTCCTCAGAAGGGAATGTTGTCGTCCTCACCGCCGCCACCGCCGCCGTAG